One Chryseobacterium sp. StRB126 genomic region harbors:
- the lon gene encoding endopeptidase La, translated as MTEFEDISLEEMIGDGFDIVTEEINLSDFGETEKNSEQKIFPILPVRNMVMFPNVVIPITAGRKTSIQLLEEAQKNGDFIGIVSQKNSDLEQPTEKDIYTTGTLAKIIKIIKLPEGNITAITKGFHRFKIKRIVENQPYFRAEITKLKDNKPKNQEEYEALLENIKDLALKIIELDPNIPNAANFAIKNINNNDDLLNFICTNASFPSLEKQRLLEEKSMMERANKCYEMMHEDFRKLELRNQIHQKTSKDLDKQQREYFLNQQIRTIQEELGGGPESDVADLIAKAKTKKWNQEVEDHFLKEIGRLQRQNPNSPDYNVQRNYLDFFTDLPWETYTKDIFDIAKAEKVLDKAHFGLEDIKKRILEHMAVLKLKNNMKSPILLLVGPPGVGKTSLGKSIADALGRKYVRLSLGGLHDESEIRGHRKTYIGAMAGRILQSIKKAGTSNPVIVLDEIDKIGQGLHGDPSSALLEVLDPEQNKAFYDNFLEMGYDLSKVMFIATANSLSTIQTPLLDRTEIIQIAGYTLEEKIEIAKRHLIKKQQEENGLDAKSFKLGNAELKHIIEAHTSESGVRTLEKRIASVARWVALQTALVKEYDPKISLEKVDEILGVPRPKSLSEITDAPGVVTGLAWTSVGGDILYIESILSNGKGALTMTGNLGTVMKESATIALEYIKAKHNELGIPQEDLDKKNIHVHVPEGATPKDGPSAGIAMLTSMVSSFKNKKIKPHLAMTGEITLRGKVLPVGGIKEKLLAATRAGVKDVILCEANRKDVEEIKKDYLKNLKVHYVNRMEEVIDIAIEK; from the coding sequence ATGACAGAATTTGAAGATATAAGTTTAGAAGAAATGATCGGCGACGGTTTTGATATCGTTACTGAAGAAATCAATCTTTCCGATTTTGGGGAGACTGAAAAAAATTCCGAACAGAAAATATTCCCAATACTTCCGGTAAGAAATATGGTTATGTTCCCTAATGTGGTAATTCCTATTACTGCAGGAAGAAAAACCTCTATACAACTCCTTGAGGAAGCGCAGAAAAACGGAGATTTCATCGGAATTGTAAGCCAGAAGAATTCTGATCTTGAGCAACCTACCGAAAAGGATATCTATACAACCGGTACACTAGCAAAGATTATTAAGATTATAAAACTTCCTGAAGGTAACATTACTGCTATCACCAAAGGTTTCCATAGATTTAAAATCAAGAGAATCGTTGAAAACCAACCTTATTTCAGAGCTGAAATAACCAAACTGAAGGATAATAAACCCAAAAATCAGGAGGAATATGAAGCTTTGTTGGAAAACATCAAAGATCTTGCTTTAAAAATTATTGAGCTGGATCCTAACATTCCGAATGCGGCCAATTTTGCGATCAAAAACATTAACAACAACGATGATCTGCTGAATTTCATCTGTACCAATGCCAGCTTCCCGTCTTTGGAAAAGCAAAGACTGCTTGAAGAAAAAAGCATGATGGAAAGAGCTAATAAATGCTATGAAATGATGCATGAGGACTTCAGAAAACTGGAATTGAGAAATCAGATCCACCAGAAAACCTCAAAAGATCTTGATAAGCAGCAAAGAGAATATTTTCTAAACCAACAGATCAGAACAATCCAGGAAGAATTAGGCGGTGGACCGGAGAGTGATGTTGCAGATCTTATCGCTAAGGCGAAAACAAAAAAATGGAACCAGGAAGTTGAGGATCACTTCCTGAAGGAAATTGGAAGATTACAAAGACAGAATCCTAATTCTCCGGACTATAATGTACAGAGAAATTATCTGGATTTCTTCACAGATCTTCCATGGGAAACTTACACCAAAGATATTTTTGACATTGCTAAGGCTGAAAAAGTATTAGATAAAGCCCATTTCGGACTTGAAGATATTAAGAAAAGAATTCTGGAACACATGGCTGTTTTAAAATTGAAAAACAACATGAAATCCCCCATTCTATTGTTGGTGGGACCTCCGGGAGTAGGTAAAACTTCCCTAGGAAAATCTATTGCGGATGCTTTAGGCAGAAAATACGTAAGATTATCTTTAGGAGGTCTTCATGATGAAAGTGAAATCCGTGGACACAGAAAGACTTATATTGGTGCAATGGCTGGAAGAATTCTTCAGTCTATTAAAAAGGCGGGAACCTCAAATCCGGTAATTGTTTTGGATGAGATTGACAAAATTGGACAGGGACTTCACGGAGACCCAAGCTCTGCACTTTTAGAAGTTCTTGATCCTGAACAAAATAAAGCGTTCTACGACAACTTCCTTGAAATGGGATATGATCTGTCGAAAGTAATGTTTATTGCCACAGCAAACTCTCTTTCAACCATTCAGACTCCACTTTTGGACAGAACGGAAATTATTCAGATCGCAGGATACACTCTGGAAGAAAAAATTGAGATTGCAAAACGGCACTTAATCAAAAAACAGCAGGAAGAGAACGGTTTGGATGCCAAATCTTTCAAACTTGGAAATGCTGAACTTAAACATATTATTGAGGCACATACTTCTGAAAGCGGCGTAAGAACCCTAGAAAAAAGAATTGCTTCTGTTGCAAGATGGGTAGCATTACAAACTGCTTTGGTAAAAGAATATGATCCAAAGATTTCATTGGAAAAAGTAGATGAAATTCTTGGAGTTCCAAGACCGAAAAGTTTATCTGAAATTACAGATGCCCCAGGTGTAGTAACAGGTCTTGCCTGGACAAGTGTAGGGGGTGACATTTTATATATTGAAAGCATCCTAAGCAATGGAAAAGGAGCGTTAACGATGACCGGAAATCTGGGAACTGTTATGAAAGAATCTGCTACTATTGCATTAGAATACATTAAGGCTAAACATAATGAATTGGGAATTCCTCAGGAAGATCTGGACAAGAAAAACATCCACGTTCACGTTCCTGAAGGGGCTACGCCAAAAGATGGACCATCTGCCGGTATTGCTATGTTGACCTCAATGGTTTCTTCTTTTAAAAATAAAAAGATCAAACCTCACCTTGCCATGACAGGAGAGATTACTTTAAGAGGAAAAGTACTTCCTGTAGGAGGAATCAAGGAAAAACTTCTTGCTGCAACCAGAGCAGGAGTAAAGGATGTTATTCTTTGTGAAGCCAATAGAAAAGATGTAGAAGAGATTAAGAAGGATTATTTAAAGAATCTGAAAGTACACTACGTTAACAGAATGGAAGAAGTCATAGACATTGCCATTGAAAAATAA